A window from Borrelia puertoricensis encodes these proteins:
- a CDS encoding ferrous iron transporter A: MKSKNKYLALGLLFGFIGCDLFMNDEMKEKSLGLFDKVTSILDASEKSIGKSTKKRRKISKKRLSARRVKRSDNNSNLVQNVMSDDMTSDLQDDIHQDNVVKKSTLEDSLEINDSLFNEESPRVELSSKKSELREGGIQIRQNVENKDLITTGVSTIYGSSYDHAKMVYGSSTFLSSESGELKETIERNEIDFTIDSDLRPEDIAGSNTISYTDEIEEEDYDQYYLEDDEEDQYDEEDQYDEEDIRLDNRYKSYLEGVRYNVGSAIGIIDKVYNNYKLFEEQRTRMYSTRLDADTKAQAKKEAEKFTKEELEKDLNALLNYIQVSAKTATNFVYIMEIHAKNRLDKLETEVKSLISKVQGQSDPYEGYKTIVRNKFLQMKDSLEVVQGSVDKDGPYY, translated from the coding sequence ATGAAATCCAAAAATAAATATTTAGCTTTGGGATTACTTTTTGGTTTTATCGGTTGTGATTTATTTATGAATGATGAAATGAAAGAAAAATCTCTTGGTTTGTTTGATAAGGTGACCTCTATCTTAGATGCTAGCGAAAAATCTATTGGAAAGTCTACAAAGAAAAGAAGAAAGATTTCCAAAAAGAGACTTTCTGCTCGTCGTGTTAAGAGGTCTGATAATAATAGTAATTTAGTACAAAATGTAATGTCAGATGATATGACTAGTGATCTTCAGGATGATATACATCAGGATAATGTAGTAAAGAAATCCACACTTGAGGATAGTCTTGAGATAAATGATAGTCTTTTTAATGAGGAAAGCCCAAGAGTTGAATTATCAAGTAAAAAATCTGAGCTTAGAGAAGGAGGGATACAAATTCGACAAAATGTAGAGAATAAAGATTTAATCACCACTGGTGTTTCAACAATATATGGTTCCTCTTATGATCATGCAAAAATGGTTTATGGAAGTTCAACTTTCCTTAGCAGTGAAAGTGGTGAATTAAAGGAGACTATTGAAAGGAATGAAATTGATTTTACTATAGATTCTGATTTAAGACCAGAAGATATTGCAGGTTCAAACACTATTTCATATACAGATGAGATAGAAGAAGAAGATTATGATCAATATTATTTGGAAGATGATGAAGAAGATCAATATGATGAAGAAGATCAATATGATGAAGAAGATATAAGATTAGACAATAGATATAAGTCCTATTTGGAAGGTGTTAGATATAATGTAGGTTCAGCAATTGGTATAATTGATAAGGTGTATAATAATTACAAATTATTTGAGGAGCAAAGAACAAGAATGTATTCTACACGTCTTGATGCTGATACCAAAGCTCAAGCTAAAAAAGAAGCTGAAAAGTTTACAAAAGAAGAACTTGAGAAAGATCTTAATGCCCTGTTAAACTACATTCAAGTGAGTGCAAAGACCGCAACAAATTTTGTATACATAATGGAAATACATGCAAAAAACAGATTAGATAAACTTGAAACAGAAGTAAAATCTTTAATTTCAAAGGTCCAAGGACAGTCTGATCCATATGAAGGATATAAAACAATAGTAAGAAATAAATTTTTACAAATGAAAGATTCTCTTGAGGTAGTACAAGGATCTGTTGATAAAGATGGTCCTTATTATTAA